The segment GAGAAGCTCTGCGCTATGACTTCTTGATAGCAGAAAAGGTAAACTCCACTATCTGTTTCCATCCTGACCTGTTAGAGAGGCACTCTCAACACAAAGGGTGAGGTGAGGGGATTCCCCAGGATGGTGCACTTTATTGATGTGGTGTGGCTAGTtctgactgtatgtgtgttctcAGCCTGGAGATGTAGGACCCATGgttgatcacacacacacacacacacacacacacacacacacacacacacacacacacacacacacacacacacacacactcaagtaGAAATACATATCATTTACGTCATACTCGGGTTCAAGTATATGCAAGCTACTGGCTCTGTACACTTTCACTTTCAAGCACCAGTTGTGTCTCCCACGTCAGAAAAATACTTTGACACAATCTACAAAGATATTATTTGGGGGGGGATGTGCAACTTGCAGATAATCTGGgaatagttttctttttttaatttttgtttctcCCTGAGCATGtcttgaataaaaaaataaacaaaatatgagTGTGAGGAAACGCATGTTTGCACCATTTGAGAATTTAAACCCCTctgtaacataaaaaaaacaaaaaaaaacatgggctTTCAAGtacagttatttaaaaataaaaaagaagaaccAGGCATTACAGACTTAGTTTGTGAAGAGTAGAGGTGCGGGTAGATTCATGTACATACAATAACACACAGACTGTTCACAGCTTTGTGATGTGCGAGTGATTGGGCTGTGGTGAAGAACAGATCAGTGAGATGTCTGATGCAGTTAAGCTTTccttatatttaaatattagaTTTTGCTTTTCTGACCCTCTTCAAATTCCTTGACTTCTCCATCAGTGGTTAGTTGTCATTGTTTTCATAAGGGGCTGGCTGCAGCGGAACTGAACTGGGTGTAGCTGTTGTGAGCTCTCAACCCCACCCCATCCTCTTCCACCCTCTGTTTGTTTTCCCCTTTCCTTCAGGTCTCCTTGGTGGGCTTCCTCTTTCTGCTGGGCCTCTACATCTCCTCCCTGGCTTCGTGCATGGGCGGCCTGTATGGAGCACCCAGGATCCTCCAGTGCATCGCCCAAGAGAGGGTCATTCCTGCTCTGGCCTTCCTGGGAAGAGGGGTGGGTGGATGGAGCCATGTAGAGAGGGATGTCTGGACTTTGACAGTATACTCAAAAATATTAGCTAGAGTCTCCATGATGCAAATACTGATTATTTAGTGAGGGTGTGTGCTTCTGCACCAGGGAGTTCACTTACTGAAGTaaaactatactcatactatttAATTTTATGTTATTGCAAAATGATAGAGCAGTGATTAAAGTAAGCAGAACCCGGTAAAAATTTACCAACTTGGTGATAAGTAATTTCCCAGTTCCAAGTTCCCAGTAACTAAACTACATCTTTAAATAACTGCAAAACCACTGAACTATTGAGTAAATCATATTAACATGAGTCACACAAAGTTTGTAATAGTAATGTTTTCTGTGGTTGCCTGCAGTTAGTGGCGTAGAGAAACCCAATTAAGTGTGTGTAGCcttgatgttttggggggggcTCAACAGGAAACAGTGACTGCCTAAATATAAAGTGCAGATTCCACTCCATAGAAGTACGTGGACTGACTAAATTACAGCAATGAGTTACGACTCACTGCTGCAACGcgtgtacacacacagtcatgttgACGTACTGACCCTGTTCACCCCGAGCTTTCCTCAGACCTCCCTGGATGGCAGCAGTGTCTGACCTCTCTCAGCGGGCTGGAAAGAGGCCCTAGACATCTTGGCCCGAATCAAAGCTTCAGAACAAACGCAGGAAGGGTGACGGGCAGGGCCCTGCTCCACTGTGTGCTCTGGAGGCCTGCCAGGCACACAGCAGTACTAGTTAAACTTTGTGATAGGACCTGGGAAGTGAAAGCAAGCTGGTTAACAAACCACATGTTAAAACAAAGTATCCATTTAAAGAAAGGGCTTGTTGTTGGGCTTTGTCCTCTTGTCGCAGATGCTGTTTCACCTACGGTATCTATCAGTTTCATAATGTTTAAATAATCAGATTCAGttgttttacactttttttttttttttttgggagtAGGTCATACGTGTCTTCttaacatattttaattaaatgtaatgtagcaGAAAATAGTATAAATGCTAGGAGTGTGACTTACTTTCTCATGGACTGTGCAGATGTCAAGGGTCAGGTTAGCATTGAGCAATGACTGAGCAGGGCTCCTGACCAAAGAAAGGCCAGAGAAGTCACGGGAAGATTTTGTGGAAAGGGTCTATTTTGCTGCATTGCAATATGAGTTTGCATCCCGTTGCTCCACATGTCATCAAAAGGTAACGAAGGACATGACGGAAGCAAAGATCTCTAGATGGAGTGCTGTCTTTTCTGCTGGTTTGGTTTTATATCACTCAAATTTAACTTTAAGTTTCATCTCATCAATCCGTGTAGGTGGCTGTTTGCGCACTGTGTTGCCTTAGGGACACAAGCcacgtgtgttttttttttttttttttttttttccatagcGTCATTGTCCTGTGAAACCCTTGTATCTCCAAAACATCAACTTTTCATGAGTTAATTAAAAACGggtctgttttcagctttgtgatgaTGCTTTTTCCAGAAAATGGTTAATTTAGCCATATAGGAGTATTTTCTCAAACCATAAAGGAACACTTCATCCTTATTTTTATCAGAAAAATGACCATGtttggttatttgtttttttttttttattgtacagcAACTGTAGAGCAGCCATCACTTACCATATTGTgacactctctccctctctgacaGAAAGGCCCAAACAGGACTCCAGTGGCAGCTATCTGCCTGACCAGCCTGCTGACCATGGCCTTCATTTTCATCGGTCAGGTCAACGTGCTTGCCCCCATCGTCACCATCAACTTCATGCTCACCTACAGCTTCATCGACTACTCCTACTTCTGTGTGGCCAAGACTTTCCAGATGCAGATTAAAGAGAAGAGGGACACCCCTGTCCCGGCCACAAGAAACCAGTGTAGGTCAACTAGGCACAGCTCTAGGCCTCTGATCGAGGACACTCTCCCAAACTATGGGAGTGGAGGCGAGAGTCGGCAGGGTAAGGGCACTCTGTTGGAGTTCACCAAGGACATGGACCGGATCTTTCCCCACATGCCAAATGGGGCTGAGAAAACTACGTCCCTGCGAGAGCTGAGCAGTAGATGCAAGAGCACAATGGTAAATGTTACTACTAAGCAGAAACTGATGGACAGCTTTTGCTTGGACCCAAACTGCAATATGTTCTCAGAAGAGAAAGCAGAGGAGATTAGCTCAGCTCCACCACATGAGGAAGCTCAGAAGCAGTGTGGAGGTGGGGAACCCAGGGCTGGTGAAGAACTACAAATGGATCACCCTTCAAAAATCTGCCTTGCTGAGCAGCCTTCATCTGCTGACCTTCACACTCACAGCGCAGGTGATCATCTCTAACCATCAAATGCTAGGTTTGGCGAGACTAGACAGGAGTAGAGCTCATGAAGTTAGTTGGACCTGATTTTAGTAACCCAACTCTTTATTGAACCTTGCAGGTGCTGGAGGTAAAGCGGAGCACCAGAGTGTTGAAATCACACCCATGCAGGATTCATTCTATGCAAAGTTCTGCAACCACTGGGTTGCTCTTATCGGGGTACATTACACACTTCATGctgtacattatttatttttgttccaATGGCTTACTTTCAAATGATAATTACAGAATGTTTCAAATAATGCAAATATGtcatttgtttgtctttcaggCATTGAGCTCCATATTGATTATGTTTGTTATTGAGTGGGTTTATGCCTTAGCAAACATAGTCGTTGCCTTGCTGCTCTTCTTCTACATCGGAAAAACAAGTCCTGGACTACCTACAGGTGATTTCCATCAGTTCATTTCCtgttagggtgaccagatgtccTGACTAGGACAGGACAGTCtcacattttacaaaacacatgcaaatatcAAGTTGATGAAATGCTATACTAACATAATCTGGGAGAGAGGGAGTTCTCTGTGTctttcacatactgtatgtaccgCCTGCACCTGTGCAGCATTTTCCAGCTTGGTTATGCCCAAGTGAACTTTGGACATAAGATGCATTTGGGCGCAGGCACTTTGTAGTTGcgaaatgttgaaaatgtttttgacacTGTACAGTCGGCTCTGAGCTTAGCACttaaagctaatgttagcctgCTATTGAGGGCTCATCCATACTTCCCATGATGGACGGAGAGCGATTCTAGTCCAGTACACCTCTTATTGAGGTTTGATTGGATCTGAACATCAGTAACCAGTTCACCTAAAtagacaaatactgtacatactacTCTTTCACTTGTTGGAATATCTTTTTGATTCTGGTAAAAAAGCAATTTATAAGAAGAATTTCTATTTTGTTAAGTATGGCTTTTGACTAAATATGAGCCACTTTGCTTTTGCTAGTTTTTGTCCATTTAGCAGATGTTGGAAAATTGTTGATCACCATTTGGTTCACCACTTGGTTTCAAAAGAAGTTAGGGCTTATTTTCTGCTCAGTTGTCAgttcatcactaaatacacttcaCAGACACTGCGTTTTATAAATTATATGCTGATGTTTTTATGACACATTCTCTGTTTTTCAAACTTAACGGGTCAACTGTGATGCCGATGAAGGAAAAGTCTTGTTTTTGCCGGGTGTGTTACTTTGGTTTTATGTTTACAAGGTAATTACATTAAGTTTGTAACTTAAGCCCTTTTATAACTGCAGGAGTACTGCCTTATATAACATAAAGCACAAttgctgtatgtatgtatttattatgtCAATTAGTTAGTCATATTATCATCCCATTTTGTCCAGCACAAGAGCTCCTGATTCGCAGTTTAAGCATTTAGATTTGGTCACTCTGACATTCTGGGACCTGGTAATGTACTTTGCTGGGAGTTTCACTTTCAATCTTTTTTGCCTGGCAGGCTGGCAGCTGTTGTGGCTTCGGATTTCTAGAATAGCTGGATAGGACACCCAGCATCTGTGCATTAAACTCACCACATTACTTGGCCTTTGCTGTCTGACTCGACAACATTTCTGAGCATAAGCTCTGCAGGTGTTACCCACTTGTCCCACTGGTGTGGTGGGTGTGATACTGTGTGTTTTCTCGCCGCTCTGCTACTACACTTCTGTGCACTAGTACAACTTCAAATACTGACACAATAAAAAGGGTCTTCATAGtaaatttcagatttttttttctacccTTTTTCTGCAGCAATAATTGAAGTATTTAAACTCATTTCTTCAGATAACAGTTtgggttttcatttatttgcagGTATTGCAGCTCGATTCAGCTTTTTCGCATGGCTCAAATCAACATTGAATAGCATTTGCAGGTATTGTGTGGTTGTTATGGTATAAAATGGCCAGTCAGGAATCAGTTTTTAAGTCTTAAAAATGAGAGATTTAAATGTAATTCCAAAAAGACATTTAGTCAAAGTAATTTCATACATAATCTATTGGTTCTTGTATTACTAAGTCATAGGAGATAAGATCAAAAATGTTGTCTGCAATTATTAGTTTTCCCATGTCACACTGTCGCCTGAAACACATTTCTCCGTAATATCTTTCAGGAGGAAAGGCTCTCCTCGGGATGAGATCGTAGTCACACCCTCTCTGTCCAGCGTCGGCCTGAAAACCAAGCAGCTGACAGAGGATAATGCTGACTTTGCCTCTCGTCACCGCTATCACCAATCCTCATTTATCAGGGCCAACAACATGGTGCAGCCACCACACCAGTGACTCCTGTTACAAGTCATTGTCCTCAGCCTGAAACCACattttctgcctcaaaatgtgTCTCCTGTTGCCTTTTGGGCCACATTCTacacatacaaaatacaaattgtaTTTAACAGACATTCATACATTTAGTGGCTCAAATCATTTCCCTGCGATAGATggataattgtgtgtgtgtgtgtgtgtgtgctattcGTGGACTGGTGGTAGCTAGTTGTCAGATTACTGTACTGCTGAGACACTTCCAATAAGTCTAGCCACCACGGTGATTGGCTTAAATATCCCGTGTAAATGTGACACAaaggtttaattaaaatatgttaGTTTACTTGTGCATGTATAGAGTTAATTGTTCATTGTCTTTTATTTAGTTTGCTGTCACATTGAAGAGGTGGTCTAGGTCTTATTGCAGACATACAATAATTTAGACAttacaaagaaagacaaaattGTAATTTTCATTACTGGCATCTGACTCAAAAACCCAAATGCAGTGAAAATAAGCCTCAGATGACAATTTACACGTCACTTCACTTCTTTAAACATAAAAACCAAGATAAGCAGGTAAAATAAGCTGGTATAACAACTGTGAACAGTATCTTACATAAATTATGAAGGAATAGCCATTCAATGTAGTTGAGGATACATCAACAGTTTACTCCCTCGTTTCCTCCACAACAGCTACACAATTTAACAGATGTTgaagttgtttttaaataaaagatgaCCAATCAGTCAGTGTTTAAACGCTGGAACAAAGTGCCAAAGATTCTTCAAATGTGATGAAAATCAGACCAGCGGCGATGACAATGACATCGGAAGGGATGCTTTAAATTGGgttaaatcaaaacaaaaatgtgatatTACATGTCTTTGAATGGATCAAAAGTTTCTACATGAATGTTAACCACTCATCACACAGCCACTTTGTGGCTCATTGTCACTACAATCCAGCACttgtaaagaaaatattttttgatttgaAGACCGCGAtggatttgttttaaaatacataCTGAATGTATTTCAGGTCATTTTATCTGGGTGACAGTGTGCATCGCAAGGTTTCAAAGGAGTCACTGTTCTAGCAGCTCAGCAGTATATGTGTGAAAACCACTTCCTCTTAGTGTTGTCTGAGCTGCAACCCGCCAACAGGCTCGCAATCATCTGTAAAGATACTGGTACACGGTTTTCTCATCATGAGCTGG is part of the Micropterus dolomieu isolate WLL.071019.BEF.003 ecotype Adirondacks linkage group LG07, ASM2129224v1, whole genome shotgun sequence genome and harbors:
- the slc12a8 gene encoding solute carrier family 12 member 8 isoform X4, translating into MAGCVCVAYLGTHSTRMYYGKKGNTGVLLGMLLVSLVVLVALVTVMSGIGVCEHCGVGGGGVYSMISTILGGRVGGTVGLLYVFGQCVAGAMYITGFSESVAELLGLQSQWAVRGMSAAVLLALLGINLAGVKWIVRLQLLLLAVLAVSTLDFVIGTFTHLDPGNWSPSSKVCRGAPSQVNLAMPYIEHGFIGYSSGLLSSNTMPDYTPGETFFTVFGVFFPAATGVMAGFNMSSDLQRPEHNVPVGTLAAVFTSWFLYLVFVFLLGAICTREALRYDFLIAEKVSLVGFLFLLGLYISSLASCMGGLYGAPRILQCIAQERVIPALAFLGRGKGPNRTPVAAICLTSLLTMAFIFIGQVNVLAPIVTINFMLTYSFIDYSYFCVAKTFQMQIKEKRDTPVPATRNQCRSTRHSSRPLIEDTLPNYGSGGESRQGKGTLLEFTKDMDRIFPHMPNGAEKTTSLRELSSRCKSTMVNVTTKQKLMDSFCLDPNCNMFSEEKAEEISSAPPHEEAQKQCGGGEPRAGEELQMDHPSKICLAEQPSSADLHTHSAGAGGKAEHQSVEITPMQDSFYAKFCNHWVALIGALSSILIMFVIEWVYALANIVVALLLFFYIGKTSPGLPTGIAARFSFFAWLKSTLNSICRRKGSPRDEIVVTPSLSSVGLKTKQLTEDNADFASRHRYHQSSFIRANNMVQPPHQ
- the slc12a8 gene encoding solute carrier family 12 member 8 isoform X2: MFVFHVQPMMNVEQKGPPLVTQLFTQVAMENLPIGWTVHTCDQEGDGTGLLVKGGIADINTNAHVHDLFHEDAQGFQQSSQPWWRIKVFVWEPVLFGTWDGVFTTCMINIFGVVLFLRTGYLVGNTGVLLGMLLVSLVVLVALVTVMSGIGVCEHCGVGGGGVYSMISTILGGRVGGTVGLLYVFGQCVAGAMYITGFSESVAELLGLQSQWAVRGMSAAVLLALLGINLAGVKWIVRLQLLLLAVLAVSTLDFVIGTFTHLDPEHGFIGYSSGLLSSNTMPDYTPGETFFTVFGVFFPAATGVMAGFNMSSDLQRPEHNVPVGTLAAVFTSWFLYLVFVFLLGAICTREALRYDFLIAEKVSLVGFLFLLGLYISSLASCMGGLYGAPRILQCIAQERVIPALAFLGRGKGPNRTPVAAICLTSLLTMAFIFIGQVNVLAPIVTINFMLTYSFIDYSYFCVAKTFQMQIKEKRDTPVPATRNQCRSTRHSSRPLIEDTLPNYGSGGESRQGKGTLLEFTKDMDRIFPHMPNGAEKTTSLRELSSRCKSTMVNVTTKQKLMDSFCLDPNCNMFSEEKAEEISSAPPHEEAQKQCGGGEPRAGEELQMDHPSKICLAEQPSSADLHTHSAGAGGKAEHQSVEITPMQDSFYAKFCNHWVALIGALSSILIMFVIEWVYALANIVVALLLFFYIGKTSPGLPTGIAARFSFFAWLKSTLNSICRRKGSPRDEIVVTPSLSSVGLKTKQLTEDNADFASRHRYHQSSFIRANNMVQPPHQ
- the slc12a8 gene encoding solute carrier family 12 member 8 isoform X3, which codes for MENLPIGWTVHTCDQEGDGTGLLVKGGIADINTNAHVHDLFHEDAQGFQQSSQPWWRIKVFVWEPVLFGTWDGVFTTCMINIFGVVLFLRTGYLVGNTGVLLGMLLVSLVVLVALVTVMSGIGVCEHCGVGGGGVYSMISTILGGRVGGTVGLLYVFGQCVAGAMYITGFSESVAELLGLQSQWAVRGMSAAVLLALLGINLAGVKWIVRLQLLLLAVLAVSTLDFVIGTFTHLDPGNWSPSSKVCRGAPSQVNLAMPYIEHGFIGYSSGLLSSNTMPDYTPGETFFTVFGVFFPAATGVMAGFNMSSDLQRPEHNVPVGTLAAVFTSWFLYLVFVFLLGAICTREALRYDFLIAEKVSLVGFLFLLGLYISSLASCMGGLYGAPRILQCIAQERVIPALAFLGRGKGPNRTPVAAICLTSLLTMAFIFIGQVNVLAPIVTINFMLTYSFIDYSYFCVAKTFQMQIKEKRDTPVPATRNQCRSTRHSSRPLIEDTLPNYGSGGESRQGKGTLLEFTKDMDRIFPHMPNGAEKTTSLRELSSRCKSTMVNVTTKQKLMDSFCLDPNCNMFSEEKAEEISSAPPHEEAQKQCGGGEPRAGEELQMDHPSKICLAEQPSSADLHTHSAGAGGKAEHQSVEITPMQDSFYAKFCNHWVALIGALSSILIMFVIEWVYALANIVVALLLFFYIGKTSPGLPTGIAARFSFFAWLKSTLNSICRRKGSPRDEIVVTPSLSSVGLKTKQLTEDNADFASRHRYHQSSFIRANNMVQPPHQ
- the slc12a8 gene encoding solute carrier family 12 member 8 isoform X1, yielding MFVFHVQPMMNVEQKGPPLVTQLFTQVAMENLPIGWTVHTCDQEGDGTGLLVKGGIADINTNAHVHDLFHEDAQGFQQSSQPWWRIKVFVWEPVLFGTWDGVFTTCMINIFGVVLFLRTGYLVGNTGVLLGMLLVSLVVLVALVTVMSGIGVCEHCGVGGGGVYSMISTILGGRVGGTVGLLYVFGQCVAGAMYITGFSESVAELLGLQSQWAVRGMSAAVLLALLGINLAGVKWIVRLQLLLLAVLAVSTLDFVIGTFTHLDPGNWSPSSKVCRGAPSQVNLAMPYIEHGFIGYSSGLLSSNTMPDYTPGETFFTVFGVFFPAATGVMAGFNMSSDLQRPEHNVPVGTLAAVFTSWFLYLVFVFLLGAICTREALRYDFLIAEKVSLVGFLFLLGLYISSLASCMGGLYGAPRILQCIAQERVIPALAFLGRGKGPNRTPVAAICLTSLLTMAFIFIGQVNVLAPIVTINFMLTYSFIDYSYFCVAKTFQMQIKEKRDTPVPATRNQCRSTRHSSRPLIEDTLPNYGSGGESRQGKGTLLEFTKDMDRIFPHMPNGAEKTTSLRELSSRCKSTMVNVTTKQKLMDSFCLDPNCNMFSEEKAEEISSAPPHEEAQKQCGGGEPRAGEELQMDHPSKICLAEQPSSADLHTHSAGAGGKAEHQSVEITPMQDSFYAKFCNHWVALIGALSSILIMFVIEWVYALANIVVALLLFFYIGKTSPGLPTGIAARFSFFAWLKSTLNSICRRKGSPRDEIVVTPSLSSVGLKTKQLTEDNADFASRHRYHQSSFIRANNMVQPPHQ